One genomic window of Nisaea sp. includes the following:
- a CDS encoding aspartate-semialdehyde dehydrogenase: MGYKVAVVGATGAVGREMLTTLAERDFPATEVVALASEKSAGTEVSYGEEKTLKVQNLATYDFKGTDIALFSAGGSISEKYAPIAAAAGCVAIDNSSHFRMDPDVPLIVPEVNAGAVAKYGKRNIIANPNCSTAQLVVALKPLHDLAKIKRVVVSTYQSVSGAGKEGMDELFTQTRAIYVNDPVENTQFTKQIAFNVIPHIDKFMDDGSTKEEWKMTSEVKKILDPAIELVAMCVRVPVFIGHAEAVFIETEDSLSVEEARDAMQDFPGLVVVDHRADEGYVTPQECAGEDAVYVSRVRKDPTVKNGLIFWCVSDNLRKGAALNAVQIAETLVKNHLEKAA; this comes from the coding sequence ATGGGCTACAAAGTTGCCGTAGTCGGCGCGACGGGCGCCGTTGGTCGTGAGATGTTGACTACCCTTGCCGAGCGCGATTTTCCGGCGACCGAAGTCGTCGCGCTTGCTTCCGAGAAATCGGCGGGCACAGAGGTGTCCTATGGTGAGGAGAAAACACTCAAGGTTCAGAATCTGGCGACATACGACTTCAAAGGCACAGATATCGCTCTGTTCTCTGCGGGCGGTTCGATCTCGGAGAAATATGCACCGATAGCGGCCGCTGCCGGTTGCGTTGCCATCGATAACAGCTCGCACTTCCGGATGGACCCGGATGTGCCGCTGATCGTGCCGGAAGTGAATGCCGGGGCCGTTGCCAAGTATGGCAAGCGCAACATCATCGCCAACCCGAACTGCTCCACGGCGCAGCTCGTCGTCGCGTTGAAGCCGCTGCACGATCTTGCCAAGATCAAGCGCGTCGTTGTTTCCACCTACCAGTCGGTTTCTGGTGCGGGTAAGGAGGGCATGGACGAGCTCTTTACCCAGACCCGCGCGATCTATGTGAACGATCCGGTCGAAAACACGCAGTTCACCAAGCAAATTGCCTTCAACGTGATCCCGCATATCGACAAGTTCATGGATGACGGATCGACGAAGGAAGAGTGGAAGATGACCAGCGAGGTGAAGAAGATCCTCGATCCGGCCATCGAACTCGTCGCCATGTGTGTCCGCGTGCCGGTCTTTATCGGTCATGCCGAGGCGGTGTTCATCGAGACCGAAGACTCGCTCAGCGTCGAGGAAGCCCGCGATGCCATGCAGGATTTCCCCGGCCTCGTCGTGGTCGATCATCGGGCGGACGAAGGTTATGTCACGCCGCAGGAATGTGCCGGTGAGGATGCTGTCTATGTCAGCCGGGTGCGTAAGGATCCGACGGTCAAGAACGGTCTGATTTTCTGGTGCGTATCCGACAATCTTCGCAAGGGCGCTGCCCTCAATGCGGTGCAGATTGCCGAGACCTTGGTGAAAAACCACCTCGAAAAAGCTGCCTGA
- the leuB gene encoding 3-isopropylmalate dehydrogenase, with protein MASNRKMLVLGGDGIGPEVVKEVLRVVDWMAKKRSVSFDLQEGLVGGAAYDKHGTPLTDETLADAVDSDAVLFGAVGGTQYDSLPFEVKPERGLLRLRKEMDLFANLRPAMVFDAMADASSLKRELVSGLDIMILRELTGGVYFGQPRGIDDLPDGTKKGYDTQVYTTPEIERIGRVAFDMARKRDGRVTSVEKANVMMSGVLWREVMTNLHKAEGEGVTLEHMYADNCAMQLVRNPKQFDVIVTDNLFGDILSDCAAMLTGSLGMLPSASLGAVDDVTGKRHALYEPVHGSAPDIAGKGIANPIAEMLSFAMALRYSFDMGEEADMLETAIKNVLKSGLRTADIMQDGMARVSTTVMTDSLLKELDKLVSG; from the coding sequence ATGGCCTCCAATCGTAAAATGCTGGTTCTCGGCGGTGACGGGATCGGTCCCGAAGTCGTCAAGGAAGTACTCCGTGTCGTCGACTGGATGGCGAAGAAGCGGTCTGTCAGTTTCGACCTTCAGGAAGGTCTTGTCGGAGGTGCCGCTTATGACAAGCACGGCACGCCGCTGACCGACGAAACCCTGGCGGATGCAGTTGATTCCGACGCGGTCCTGTTTGGCGCCGTCGGCGGTACGCAGTATGATAGCCTGCCTTTCGAGGTGAAGCCGGAGCGCGGCCTGTTGCGCCTGCGCAAGGAAATGGACCTGTTCGCCAACCTGCGCCCGGCCATGGTGTTCGACGCGATGGCCGACGCCTCCTCGCTGAAGCGGGAGCTGGTCTCCGGGCTCGACATCATGATCCTGCGCGAACTGACCGGCGGCGTTTATTTCGGCCAGCCGCGTGGCATCGACGATCTGCCGGACGGCACCAAGAAGGGCTACGACACGCAGGTCTATACGACCCCGGAAATCGAGCGGATCGGCCGCGTTGCCTTCGATATGGCCCGCAAGCGGGACGGGCGCGTCACCTCGGTCGAGAAGGCCAACGTGATGATGTCCGGCGTGCTGTGGCGCGAGGTCATGACCAATCTGCACAAGGCCGAGGGTGAAGGTGTGACCCTCGAGCACATGTATGCCGACAACTGCGCCATGCAGCTGGTCCGCAACCCGAAGCAGTTCGATGTCATCGTTACCGATAACCTGTTCGGCGACATTCTCTCGGATTGCGCGGCGATGCTGACAGGCTCCCTCGGTATGCTGCCCTCCGCATCGCTCGGCGCGGTCGACGACGTGACTGGCAAGCGCCACGCTCTGTACGAGCCGGTACACGGTTCCGCCCCGGACATCGCGGGCAAGGGCATCGCCAACCCGATCGCCGAAATGCTGAGCTTCGCCATGGCGCTCCGCTACTCCTTCGACATGGGCGAAGAAGCGGACATGCTCGAGACAGCAATCAAGAACGTGCTGAAATCGGGGCTGCGAACTGCGGACATCATGCAGGATGGCATGGCACGTGTGTCGACGACCGTGATGACAGACAGCCTGCTTAAAGAGCTGGACAAACTTGTATCGGGATAG
- the leuD gene encoding 3-isopropylmalate dehydratase small subunit produces the protein MDKFTKLSGVAAPMNIMNIDTDMIIPKNFLKTIKRSGLGKHAFAEMRYNDDGSENPDFVLNKPAYRKSQVIVAGENFGCGSSREHAPWALLDFGIRCVISTSFADIFFNNCFKNGILPIKVTQEQLDELMDDAEKGSNAVLEIDLEKQEIGRPNGEKITFDVDSFRKHCLLNGLDDIGLTMAKGDSIENFEEKRKADRPWLAAS, from the coding sequence ATGGATAAGTTTACCAAGCTCTCTGGTGTCGCGGCGCCGATGAACATCATGAACATCGACACCGACATGATCATTCCGAAGAACTTTCTGAAGACGATCAAGCGGTCGGGCCTCGGCAAGCATGCCTTTGCCGAAATGCGCTACAATGACGATGGCAGCGAAAATCCGGACTTCGTACTGAACAAGCCGGCTTATCGGAAGTCACAGGTCATCGTGGCCGGCGAGAATTTCGGCTGTGGCTCCTCACGCGAACATGCTCCGTGGGCGTTGCTCGATTTCGGCATCCGCTGCGTGATCTCGACCAGCTTCGCGGACATCTTCTTCAACAACTGCTTCAAGAACGGGATCCTGCCGATCAAGGTGACCCAGGAGCAGTTGGACGAGTTGATGGACGATGCCGAGAAGGGCTCCAACGCGGTGCTCGAAATCGACCTCGAAAAACAGGAAATCGGCCGCCCGAATGGTGAGAAGATCACTTTCGACGTCGACTCCTTCCGCAAGCATTGCCTGCTCAACGGTCTCGACGATATCGGCCTGACAATGGCGAAGGGCGACTCGATCGAGAATTTCGAGGAGAAGCGGAAAGCCGACCGGCCGTGGCTGGCGGCGTCCTGA
- the leuC gene encoding 3-isopropylmalate dehydratase large subunit, giving the protein MSKPRTLFDKIWQDHLVDVQDDGTCLIYIDRHLVHEVTSPQAFEGLRNAGRKVRRPDLTLAVADHNVPTKDLDKGITDEDSRIQVATLEENVSDFGVPYFSMTDHRRGIVHIIGPEQGFTLPGTTIVCGDSHTSTHGAFGALAFGIGTSEVEHVLATQTLVQSPAKNMRITVKGALPKGVNSKDVVLAIIGKIGTAGGTGHVIEFAGDAIRNLSMEARMTICNMSIEAGARAGLIAPDDTTFEYLKGRPFAPKGAAWEQAVAYWKTLPTDEGAVYDTEVELDAAEIVPQVTWGTNPEEVIPITANIPDPEQLTDPVRKAKITRSLEYMGLTAGVPINEVKIDRVFIGSCTNGRLEDLRIAAGVVKGRKVSDGVNAIIVPGSGIVKELAEEEGLDKIFLEAGFEWREPGCSMCLAMNADRLEPGERCASTSNRNFEGRQGRGGRTHLVSPAMAAAAAVTGHLTDVRDLLN; this is encoded by the coding sequence ATGTCCAAGCCGCGTACGCTGTTCGATAAAATCTGGCAGGATCACCTGGTCGACGTCCAGGACGATGGAACATGCCTGATCTATATCGATCGACACCTGGTTCATGAAGTGACCAGCCCGCAGGCCTTCGAGGGGCTCCGGAATGCCGGCCGCAAGGTGCGCCGCCCGGATCTAACCCTCGCGGTCGCCGACCATAACGTCCCTACCAAGGATCTCGACAAGGGCATTACCGACGAGGATTCCCGGATCCAGGTCGCGACCCTTGAGGAGAATGTCTCCGATTTCGGCGTGCCCTATTTCAGCATGACCGACCATCGCCGGGGCATCGTGCACATCATCGGACCGGAGCAGGGCTTCACCCTGCCGGGCACGACGATTGTCTGCGGCGACAGCCACACCTCGACCCATGGCGCGTTCGGCGCGCTGGCGTTCGGTATCGGCACTTCCGAGGTGGAGCATGTGCTGGCAACCCAGACGCTGGTCCAGTCCCCCGCCAAGAACATGCGGATCACGGTCAAGGGTGCGTTGCCGAAGGGCGTGAACTCCAAGGACGTGGTGCTGGCCATCATCGGCAAGATCGGTACAGCCGGCGGAACCGGCCATGTGATCGAGTTCGCTGGCGATGCAATCCGTAACCTCTCGATGGAAGCGCGGATGACCATCTGCAACATGTCCATCGAGGCGGGTGCCCGCGCGGGTCTGATCGCGCCGGACGACACCACCTTCGAATACCTGAAGGGCAGGCCTTTCGCGCCAAAGGGAGCCGCCTGGGAGCAGGCCGTTGCCTATTGGAAGACGCTGCCGACTGACGAAGGCGCGGTTTACGACACCGAAGTCGAGCTCGACGCTGCCGAGATCGTGCCGCAGGTGACCTGGGGGACCAACCCGGAAGAGGTGATCCCGATCACCGCGAACATTCCGGACCCGGAACAGCTTACCGATCCGGTGCGCAAGGCAAAGATCACCCGCTCGCTCGAATATATGGGCCTGACAGCCGGTGTGCCGATCAATGAGGTGAAGATCGACAGGGTCTTCATCGGCTCCTGCACCAACGGCCGGCTGGAGGATCTGCGGATTGCCGCCGGTGTGGTCAAGGGCCGGAAGGTTTCCGATGGCGTGAACGCGATCATCGTCCCGGGCTCGGGCATTGTGAAGGAGTTGGCAGAGGAAGAGGGTCTCGACAAGATCTTCCTAGAGGCCGGTTTCGAATGGCGCGAGCCGGGCTGCTCCATGTGTCTGGCCATGAATGCCGACCGGCTGGAGCCGGGCGAGCGTTGTGCCTCGACCTCGAACCGTAACTTCGAAGGCCGTCAGGGTCGTGGCGGACGGACCCATCTGGTCAGCCCGGCAATGGCGGCAGCAGCAGCGGTAACCGGTCATCTGACCGATGTCCGCGACCTGCTGAACTAG
- a CDS encoding sulfite exporter TauE/SafE family protein translates to MDLNSITSILEAASLWQLGFGAVAVGLAGLVRGFSGFGAAMISIPLLSLLFGPQTALACLTTMEMPAQIQLLRMSRREADWKQAAPMALGGIIALPLGTWILVSIDQDLLRRLISGIVLLLVALLASGYRHTISRRLGIDFAVGTVAGFLNGSTGLGGPPIIFYLLSGPYAPTAVRANITAFFQIGFIFVVASYFWFGVLTPERMLLGAAFAPFYVGGIWLGGKLFYKASEQTFRRIAYLLLAVIGGGTLFS, encoded by the coding sequence ATGGATCTGAACTCGATTACTTCCATATTGGAAGCGGCCAGCCTTTGGCAACTTGGTTTCGGGGCCGTTGCGGTTGGTCTCGCCGGTCTGGTCCGTGGCTTTTCCGGATTTGGCGCGGCCATGATCTCGATCCCGTTGCTCAGCCTGCTGTTCGGGCCGCAAACCGCCCTTGCCTGCCTGACCACGATGGAGATGCCGGCACAGATCCAGCTTCTGCGTATGTCGCGCCGGGAGGCGGACTGGAAACAGGCGGCCCCCATGGCGCTCGGCGGCATCATCGCCCTGCCGCTTGGCACCTGGATTCTGGTCAGCATAGATCAGGATCTGCTGAGGCGGCTGATTTCCGGCATTGTTCTGCTGCTAGTCGCCCTGCTGGCAAGTGGGTACCGGCACACGATCTCCCGCCGGCTGGGGATCGATTTCGCGGTCGGCACCGTTGCCGGTTTCCTGAACGGATCGACCGGGCTCGGCGGGCCGCCGATCATCTTCTATCTGCTCTCCGGACCCTATGCCCCGACAGCGGTGCGAGCCAACATCACCGCCTTTTTCCAGATAGGCTTCATCTTCGTTGTCGCCAGCTATTTCTGGTTCGGCGTGCTCACGCCTGAACGCATGCTGCTTGGCGCCGCGTTCGCCCCCTTCTATGTGGGCGGCATCTGGCTGGGTGGGAAGTTGTTCTACAAGGCGAGCGAGCAGACCTTCCGGCGCATTGCCTATCTGCTGCTGGCCGTGATCGGCGGTGGCACATTGTTCAGCTGA
- the rplS gene encoding 50S ribosomal protein L19, with amino-acid sequence MNIVQQIEKEQVEKLSSERPVPEFGPGDTVRVNVRVVEGTRERIQAYEGVCIARKNDGLNSAFTVRKISYGEGVERVFPLYSPRLDSIEVIRRGKVRRAKLYYLRGRRGKSARIAEKNTWTKTKTA; translated from the coding sequence ATGAATATCGTTCAACAGATCGAAAAAGAGCAGGTTGAAAAGCTCTCTTCCGAACGTCCGGTTCCGGAATTCGGCCCGGGTGACACCGTGCGTGTCAACGTGCGTGTCGTCGAAGGCACCCGCGAGCGTATCCAGGCCTATGAAGGCGTCTGCATCGCGCGCAAGAATGACGGCCTGAACTCCGCTTTCACCGTCCGCAAGATCTCCTACGGCGAAGGCGTCGAGCGCGTGTTTCCGCTCTACTCCCCGCGCCTGGACAGCATCGAGGTGATCCGCCGCGGTAAAGTGCGCCGCGCGAAGCTCTACTATCTACGCGGTCGTCGCGGTAAGTCGGCTCGTATTGCCGAGAAGAACACCTGGACCAAGACCAAGACTGCATAA
- the trmD gene encoding tRNA (guanosine(37)-N1)-methyltransferase TrmD, with amino-acid sequence MSAEGGAPWQATVLSLFPEMFPGPLGHSIADKARKSGLWSLKSLDIRDFARDKHRSVDETPFGGGSGMVMRPDVVDAALASVDDMPGRRIYLSPRGARFDQAMARELAAEPGVVLLCGRYEGLDQRVIDARGLEEVSLGDFVLSGGEIPALALLDACIRLLPGVLGAAETLDEESFEEGLLEYPHYTQPREWNGMSVPEILLSGHHAKIRSWRREQSEEITRKRRPDLWARYRGSEE; translated from the coding sequence ATGAGCGCTGAGGGCGGCGCGCCATGGCAGGCGACCGTGCTCAGTCTGTTCCCGGAAATGTTCCCGGGGCCGCTGGGCCACTCGATTGCCGACAAGGCCCGGAAGTCCGGGCTTTGGTCCCTGAAATCTCTGGACATCAGGGATTTTGCACGCGATAAGCACCGCTCCGTGGACGAAACCCCTTTTGGGGGCGGCTCCGGAATGGTGATGCGGCCCGATGTGGTCGACGCGGCTCTGGCCTCCGTCGATGACATGCCGGGCCGGCGGATCTATCTCAGCCCGCGCGGTGCCCGCTTCGACCAGGCGATGGCGCGGGAGCTCGCGGCGGAACCCGGTGTGGTGCTGCTTTGCGGGCGTTACGAAGGCCTTGACCAGCGGGTGATCGATGCCCGTGGCCTGGAAGAGGTCAGCCTAGGGGATTTCGTGCTTTCGGGCGGCGAGATCCCGGCCCTGGCGCTGCTGGATGCATGCATCCGTCTGCTGCCGGGCGTGCTCGGTGCGGCGGAAACGCTGGACGAGGAAAGTTTTGAAGAGGGGCTGCTTGAGTATCCCCACTACACGCAGCCTCGGGAATGGAATGGTATGTCTGTCCCCGAGATCCTGTTATCCGGCCACCACGCCAAGATACGATCCTGGCGGCGGGAACAGTCGGAAGAGATCACGCGGAAGCGCCGGCCCGATCTTTGGGCCCGTTATCGCGGATCGGAAGAGTGA
- the rimM gene encoding ribosome maturation factor RimM (Essential for efficient processing of 16S rRNA): MAEPVTLGVIVGVHGVRGLVRVKSFTEDPDDIVSYGPLKDAAGKSYELEVTGRAKGMLLVRLAGVSDRNAAEALKGTELQIDRDRLPEADEDEFYHADLIGLRADLVAGESLGEVVAVQNFGAGDLLEIRVDGSRKTVLVPFNGEVVPEIDLDAGRLVVDPPAGLLDDEGESSSAESAGAEGTGDER, encoded by the coding sequence ATGGCCGAGCCGGTCACACTCGGCGTCATCGTCGGCGTCCATGGGGTGCGGGGTCTGGTCCGGGTGAAGAGTTTCACCGAGGACCCGGACGATATCGTTTCCTATGGGCCGCTGAAGGATGCCGCCGGGAAGAGCTACGAGCTTGAGGTGACCGGCCGGGCGAAGGGTATGCTGCTGGTGCGCCTTGCCGGGGTCAGTGATCGCAACGCGGCCGAAGCCCTGAAGGGCACCGAGCTGCAGATCGATCGGGACCGGCTGCCGGAAGCGGACGAGGACGAGTTCTACCACGCGGACCTGATCGGCCTTCGGGCGGATCTGGTCGCGGGGGAGTCTCTCGGAGAGGTGGTCGCGGTGCAGAATTTCGGCGCCGGCGATCTTCTGGAAATCCGGGTCGACGGCAGTCGCAAGACGGTACTGGTGCCGTTCAACGGTGAGGTGGTGCCGGAGATCGATCTCGATGCCGGCCGTCTGGTGGTCGATCCGCCGGCCGGCTTGCTGGATGACGAGGGGGAATCCTCAAGCGCTGAGAGTGCTGGCGCCGAGGGCACTGGCGATGAGCGCTGA
- the ffh gene encoding signal recognition particle protein gives MFDSLQNRLGDVFDRLKRRGALKEADVTAALREVRVALLEADVALPVVKEFVDKVRERAIGQEVIKSVSPGQQVIKIVHDNLVEMLGTDVGMINLNAVPPVPILMVGLQGGGKTTSTAKLARRLKERDRKKVLMASLDIYRPAAREQLRVLGEQIDVATLPISENETPVSIAKRAMTAGKLQGFDVVMLDTAGRLSIDEAMMDEVIQVRDAVKPVETLLVADAMTGQDAVTTARNFNERVGLTGIVLTRMDGDARGGAALSMRAVTGVPIKAVGIGERTDALEDFHPERVAGRILGMGDVVSLVEKAAETIEVEEAERIAKKMQKGAFDLEDMLSQLRQVKKMGGLGGVMSMLPGMGKLQKQMAGANMDDSVIKKQEAIILSMTKVERKNVKLMNASRRRRIAAGSGTSVQEVNKLLKQHQDMTRVMKQMGKMGGMKGLGALLGGGGGMPGMPSPGQMPGQLPSGLGGKGMPKLPGGMLPPGFPGKK, from the coding sequence ATGTTCGACAGTTTGCAGAACCGGCTCGGCGACGTTTTCGATCGCCTCAAGAGACGCGGCGCGCTCAAGGAAGCGGACGTGACCGCAGCGCTGCGCGAAGTGCGCGTGGCCTTGCTCGAGGCCGATGTCGCGCTGCCGGTGGTCAAGGAATTCGTCGACAAGGTGCGTGAACGCGCCATCGGCCAGGAAGTCATCAAGTCGGTGTCTCCGGGCCAGCAGGTCATCAAGATCGTCCACGACAATCTCGTGGAAATGCTCGGCACCGATGTTGGCATGATCAACCTGAACGCCGTGCCGCCGGTACCGATCCTGATGGTCGGCCTGCAGGGCGGCGGTAAAACCACCAGCACGGCCAAACTGGCCCGGCGCCTGAAGGAACGGGACCGCAAGAAGGTCCTGATGGCGTCCCTCGATATCTACCGCCCGGCGGCCCGCGAACAGCTTCGCGTGCTGGGCGAGCAGATCGACGTGGCGACGCTGCCGATCTCCGAGAACGAAACACCTGTTTCGATTGCGAAACGGGCGATGACCGCGGGCAAGCTGCAAGGCTTCGATGTGGTCATGCTGGATACCGCCGGCCGTCTCTCCATCGACGAAGCGATGATGGACGAGGTGATCCAGGTCCGCGATGCGGTGAAGCCGGTCGAGACCCTCCTCGTGGCCGATGCCATGACCGGTCAGGACGCGGTGACCACGGCGCGGAACTTCAACGAGCGGGTCGGGCTGACCGGTATCGTGCTGACCCGGATGGACGGCGATGCGCGCGGTGGCGCGGCACTCTCCATGCGGGCCGTCACCGGCGTGCCGATCAAGGCGGTTGGTATCGGCGAACGCACGGATGCGCTGGAAGATTTCCACCCGGAACGTGTCGCCGGCCGGATTCTCGGCATGGGCGACGTGGTCAGCCTGGTCGAGAAGGCTGCCGAGACCATTGAAGTCGAGGAAGCCGAGCGCATTGCCAAGAAGATGCAGAAGGGCGCCTTCGATCTTGAGGACATGCTCTCGCAGCTTCGTCAGGTGAAGAAGATGGGCGGCCTCGGCGGTGTCATGTCCATGCTTCCGGGCATGGGCAAGCTGCAGAAACAGATGGCCGGCGCCAATATGGACGACAGCGTCATCAAGAAGCAGGAAGCGATCATTCTCTCCATGACGAAGGTGGAGCGGAAGAACGTGAAACTGATGAATGCCTCGCGCCGCCGCCGTATCGCGGCCGGGTCCGGGACCAGCGTTCAGGAAGTGAACAAGCTTCTGAAGCAGCACCAGGACATGACGCGGGTGATGAAACAGATGGGCAAGATGGGCGGCATGAAGGGCCTCGGGGCGCTTCTCGGCGGCGGCGGCGGAATGCCCGGCATGCCATCGCCTGGCCAGATGCCCGGACAATTACCGTCAGGTCTAGGCGGCAAGGGAATGCCAAAGCTTCCGGGAGGCATGCTGCCACCCGGTTTCCCCGGCAAGAAGTAA
- a CDS encoding mandelate racemase/muconate lactonizing enzyme family protein, with amino-acid sequence MKLESLKTFIVGNPPPGFGGRYFLFLKLRTACGIEGVGEVYAASFGPKTTVAMVEDVFDRYLEGRDPHHIERFWRRAHGSGFSQRPDPSMMGVVSALEMACWDIVGKAANKPVYELLGGQVNERLRTYTYLYPRPEDDPATFYNSPEKSAEAAVACVAEGFTALKFDPAGPYTAFGGHQPDMEILDRSEAFCRLIREAVGDKADLLFGTHGQFTASGAKRLARRLEPYDPLWFEEPTPPDMPEEMAKVAEATSIPIATGERLTTKWEFKRVLETGAASIIQMNLGRVGGILEGKKIAGMAEAFYAQIAPHLYCGPVVGAANVQLATCTPNFLVLESIRKWDGFHADILKTPMGWEDGYVIPPKAPGLGVELNEEVALAHPYEGNELHLQMSQEPFEVAGKPFGGG; translated from the coding sequence ATGAAACTGGAAAGCCTGAAGACCTTCATCGTCGGCAATCCACCGCCCGGCTTCGGCGGCCGTTATTTCCTGTTCCTGAAGCTGCGCACCGCCTGCGGTATCGAAGGCGTCGGCGAGGTCTATGCCGCCAGTTTCGGCCCGAAGACCACCGTCGCCATGGTCGAGGATGTGTTCGACCGCTATCTCGAAGGCCGGGACCCGCACCATATCGAGCGGTTCTGGCGCCGGGCCCACGGCTCCGGCTTCAGCCAGCGCCCGGATCCGTCGATGATGGGCGTGGTCAGCGCGCTGGAAATGGCTTGCTGGGACATCGTCGGCAAAGCAGCGAACAAGCCGGTCTACGAGCTGCTCGGCGGGCAGGTGAACGAGCGGCTGCGGACCTACACATATCTCTATCCGCGCCCCGAGGACGATCCGGCCACCTTCTATAACAGCCCTGAGAAAAGCGCCGAGGCCGCAGTGGCTTGTGTCGCCGAAGGCTTCACCGCGCTGAAGTTCGACCCGGCAGGCCCCTATACTGCCTTCGGCGGGCACCAGCCGGACATGGAAATCCTCGACCGCTCGGAAGCCTTCTGCCGGCTGATCCGGGAGGCCGTCGGCGACAAGGCTGACCTGCTGTTCGGCACCCATGGCCAGTTCACCGCCTCCGGCGCCAAGCGTCTCGCCCGGCGGCTGGAGCCTTATGACCCGCTCTGGTTCGAGGAACCCACCCCTCCGGACATGCCCGAAGAGATGGCAAAAGTGGCCGAAGCGACCTCGATCCCGATCGCCACCGGCGAACGGCTGACCACCAAGTGGGAATTCAAGCGCGTGCTGGAAACCGGCGCCGCCTCCATCATCCAGATGAATCTGGGACGCGTCGGCGGCATTCTCGAAGGCAAGAAGATCGCCGGCATGGCCGAGGCCTTCTACGCCCAGATCGCCCCGCACCTCTATTGCGGCCCGGTGGTCGGCGCCGCCAATGTCCAGCTCGCCACCTGCACGCCGAACTTCCTGGTGCTGGAAAGCATCCGGAAATGGGACGGCTTCCACGCCGATATTCTGAAGACGCCGATGGGGTGGGAAGACGGCTACGTCATCCCACCGAAAGCACCGGGTCTCGGGGTCGAGCTGAATGAAGAAGTGGCCCTGGCGCATCCCTATGAGGGCAATGAGCTGCACCTGCAGATGAGCCAGGAGCCGTTCGAAGTCGCCGGGAAACCGTTCGGCGGCGGTTGA
- a CDS encoding malate/lactate/ureidoglycolate dehydrogenase, with protein MITVAHEALENLVTEMIGRAGSNPEEARQVAHNLVEANLLGHDSHGVGLVAQYMRHAKTGTLTVNGHVSLVSDNGVYLLLDGNMAYGQVTGGEAMKLGLDRARTAGAAIVGLRNTHHLGRIGAWGEICAQEGFISIHFVNVIGHKPIVAPHGGAEARYSTNPYCTAVPATDKNPMFVLDMATSRVAFGKARVAYNAGKEMIEGALIDHHGLPTRNAAVMFEEPRGALTSFGQHKGYGLALLGEILGAALLGGPVTDPVHEGKDTICNNMLTVIIDPKGFGADIPFASSIDAMLGYVTSARPGEGVDKVRVPGEPERETGADRRANGVPVDPGTWALLVEAGVEAGMDRHDFDGIAV; from the coding sequence ATGATTACCGTTGCGCATGAGGCACTGGAAAACCTGGTCACGGAGATGATCGGACGGGCCGGCAGCAATCCGGAAGAAGCGCGGCAGGTGGCGCATAATCTGGTCGAAGCGAACCTGCTCGGCCATGACAGCCACGGCGTCGGGCTGGTCGCGCAATATATGCGGCACGCCAAGACCGGCACGCTGACCGTCAACGGCCATGTCAGTCTGGTGTCGGACAACGGGGTCTATCTGCTGCTGGACGGCAACATGGCTTATGGTCAGGTGACCGGCGGGGAGGCTATGAAGCTCGGCCTTGACCGGGCGCGGACAGCCGGTGCCGCCATCGTCGGGCTGCGCAACACGCACCATCTGGGCCGCATCGGCGCCTGGGGCGAGATCTGTGCGCAGGAAGGCTTCATCTCCATCCATTTCGTCAACGTGATCGGGCATAAGCCCATCGTCGCACCCCATGGCGGGGCCGAGGCGCGCTATTCCACCAACCCCTACTGCACCGCCGTCCCGGCAACGGACAAGAACCCGATGTTCGTGCTCGACATGGCGACCAGCCGCGTCGCCTTTGGCAAGGCGCGCGTTGCCTACAATGCCGGCAAGGAGATGATCGAGGGCGCGCTGATCGACCATCACGGCTTGCCGACCCGCAATGCGGCAGTGATGTTCGAGGAGCCCAGAGGCGCCCTGACCAGCTTCGGCCAGCACAAGGGCTATGGCCTTGCCCTGCTCGGTGAAATCCTCGGTGCGGCTTTGCTCGGCGGCCCGGTGACCGATCCGGTGCATGAGGGCAAGGACACGATTTGCAACAACATGCTGACCGTGATCATCGACCCGAAGGGCTTCGGCGCCGACATCCCCTTCGCCAGTTCCATCGATGCCATGCTCGGCTACGTCACCAGCGCCCGTCCGGGCGAGGGCGTGGACAAGGTGCGGGTGCCGGGAGAGCCGGAGCGCGAGACCGGCGCGGACCGCCGCGCCAATGGTGTTCCGGTCGATCCGGGAACCTGGGCCCTGCTGGTCGAGGCCGGTGTCGAGGCCGGTATGGACCGGCATGATTTCGACGGGATCGCGGTTTAG